One stretch of Pomacea canaliculata isolate SZHN2017 linkage group LG11, ASM307304v1, whole genome shotgun sequence DNA includes these proteins:
- the LOC112575096 gene encoding uncharacterized protein LOC112575096 codes for MAMYRMTMREVKRVCGGVVFDALLLSLIISQCFVTSEAIGVDFKRSSQDLPPKCWEQFERVATECPSQDLPKDKLYWSKLSAVCCGSYPRTTLHCQQSYTDTGGLAIFPACLTKTTVPMGHYGVLRENASGYPEFTTQPCGSDSYEDVDRPSDRLYHPYCTKQQNKLRWRGTATLL; via the coding sequence GATGACCATGCGTGAGGTTAAAAGGGTTTGTGGTGGAGTCGTCTTTGATGCCCTGCTTCTGTCCCTCATCATAAGCCAGTGTTTTGTCACATCAGAGGCTATTGGTGTTGACTTCAAGCGATCTTCGCAGGATCTACCACCGAAATGCTGGGAACAATTTGAGAGAGTTGCAACAGAATGTCCCTCTCAAGATTTACCTAAAGACAAACTGTACTGGAGCAAGTTATCCGCTGTCTGCTGCGGGAGTTACCCAAGAACAACCCTGCATTGCCAGCAAAGTTATACAGACACGGGTGGCCTGGCCATCTTTCCCGCCTGCCTGACCAAAACAACAGTACCGATGGGGCATTACGGGGTGCTCAGAGAAAACGCCAGTGGGTACCCTGAATTTACAACTCAGCCGTGCGGTAGCGACAGTTACGAGGACGTTGACAGACCGTCAGACAGGCTTTACCACCCGTACTGCAccaagcaacaaaacaaactgcgGTGGAGAGGGACAGCAACTCTTCTGTAG